One Stenotrophomonas maltophilia DNA window includes the following coding sequences:
- a CDS encoding MFS transporter has translation MTGETTAALERRPPTVDPGAEIRIQQGTPAFRRTALALFLAGFSTFGLLYTVQPLLPEFSRHFGVSAAGSAMSLSLTTGTLAVAMLLAGLLSDAVGRRPLMIAALLASAMLSLSTALVDDWTTLLVLRTLLGLALSGVPAVAMTYLVEEMDSRALGLAMGLYIGGNAIGGMSGRLLAGIIADHWGWRWGIGVVSIIAIASTVLLWLQLPPSRHFHPRRDGLCQLPSRWRMLFADPGLPWLFATSFVLMGVFVTLYNYLGYHLLAPPYHLSQTVVGLIFSVYLVGTFSSAWMGQQATRYGRGRILSISFALIGAGIVLLAMPWLSTMALGIALVTFGFFGGHSVASSWVGSRAGAMRAEASALYLFAYYLGSSVLGAVGGLAYAAWDWLGVCLFAAVLTLIGGGIVWALQQRAPQPLTA, from the coding sequence ATGACTGGCGAAACCACGGCGGCCCTCGAACGCCGCCCCCCCACTGTCGACCCCGGCGCCGAGATCCGCATCCAGCAGGGCACACCGGCCTTCCGCCGCACCGCGCTGGCGCTGTTCCTGGCCGGCTTCTCCACCTTCGGCCTGCTGTACACGGTGCAGCCGCTGCTGCCCGAGTTCAGCCGTCACTTCGGCGTGTCCGCCGCCGGCAGCGCGATGTCGTTGTCGCTGACCACCGGCACGCTGGCGGTGGCGATGCTGCTGGCCGGCCTGCTGTCCGATGCGGTCGGCCGTCGCCCGTTGATGATCGCTGCGCTGCTGGCCTCGGCCATGCTGTCGCTGAGCACCGCGCTGGTGGATGACTGGACCACGCTGCTGGTGTTGCGCACCCTGCTCGGCCTGGCGCTGAGCGGCGTGCCGGCGGTGGCGATGACCTACCTGGTCGAGGAAATGGACAGCCGCGCGCTGGGCCTGGCGATGGGCCTGTACATCGGCGGCAATGCCATTGGTGGCATGAGCGGGCGCCTGCTGGCCGGCATCATCGCCGACCATTGGGGCTGGCGCTGGGGCATCGGCGTGGTCTCGATCATCGCCATCGCCAGTACCGTGCTGCTGTGGTTGCAGCTGCCGCCGTCGCGCCATTTCCATCCCCGCCGTGATGGCCTGTGCCAGTTGCCGTCGCGCTGGCGCATGCTGTTCGCCGACCCGGGCCTGCCGTGGCTGTTCGCTACCTCGTTCGTGCTGATGGGCGTGTTCGTCACCCTCTACAACTACCTGGGCTACCACCTGCTGGCGCCGCCGTACCACCTCAGCCAGACCGTGGTCGGCCTGATCTTCAGTGTGTACCTGGTGGGCACCTTCAGTTCGGCATGGATGGGCCAGCAGGCCACGCGTTACGGGCGCGGCCGCATCCTGTCGATCTCGTTCGCACTGATTGGTGCTGGCATCGTGCTGTTGGCGATGCCGTGGCTGAGCACGATGGCACTCGGTATCGCGCTGGTGACGTTCGGCTTCTTCGGCGGTCACTCGGTGGCCAGCAGCTGGGTCGGCAGCCGCGCCGGCGCGATGCGCGCCGAAGCTTCGGCGCTGTACCTGTTCGCCTACTACCTGGGATCCAGCGTGCTGGGCGCGGTCGGTGGCCTGGCTTATGCGGCGTGGGACTGGCTGGGTGTATGCCTGTTCGCCGCCGTGCTGACCCTGATCGGCGGTGGCATCGTCTGGGCGCTGCAGCAGCGCGCCCCGCAACCGCTGACGGCGTGA
- the dcp gene encoding peptidyl-dipeptidase Dcp: MSRTVVLAAAISLALAACSGKESTPVSDAQKAPAQQPAEASTNPLLSASTLPFQAPQFDKIKDSDYLPAFEEGMRQHLADVRKIADSSEPATFDNTIVAMERSGETLNRVSRIFFGLVQADTNDARQKIQEEVAPKLAAHQDEINLDPKLFARVKSLYDQRDTLELDPVQKRLVEHYYDGLVRAGAQLSDADKASLRKLNVEETTLSTQFHTRLVAATAAAAVVVDDKAKLAGLDENAINNAANAAKDRKLDGKFLLPLQNTTQQPVLGALSDRDQRAAVLKASETRAERGDANDTRQTVQRLAQLRAQKAKLLGFDTFADYQLGDQMAKTPAAALKLLTDTVPAATAKARAEAGEIQKVIDAQKGGFQVAASDWDFYAEQVRKAKYDLDESQIKPYFELDNVLQNGVFYAATQLYGITFKPRTDIPTYNPDMKVYEVFDKDGTSLALFYTDYFKRDSKSGGAWMDVFVEQDGLTGAKPVVYNVCNFTKPAAGQPALISFDDVTTMFHEFGHALHGMFSNVKYPSIAGTATSRDFVEFPSQFNEHWALDPKVFANYAKHYKTGEAMPQELVDKILKARSFNQGYATTEYLSAALLDLAWHTQKADAPLQDVGAFEASALKKFKVDLPQVPPRYRTTYFDHIWGGGYSAGYYAYFWAEVLDHDAYQWFTEHGGLTAANGQEFRDKILSRGNSVELSTLYRDFRGKDPSVEPLLKFRGLK; encoded by the coding sequence ATGTCGCGTACCGTAGTCCTGGCCGCCGCCATCAGCCTGGCGCTGGCGGCCTGTTCCGGCAAGGAGTCCACCCCCGTGTCCGATGCCCAGAAAGCCCCGGCCCAGCAGCCGGCCGAAGCCTCCACCAATCCGCTGCTGAGCGCGAGCACGCTGCCGTTCCAGGCGCCGCAGTTCGACAAGATCAAGGACAGCGACTACCTGCCGGCGTTCGAAGAAGGCATGCGCCAGCACCTGGCCGACGTGCGCAAGATCGCCGACAGCAGCGAACCGGCCACCTTCGACAACACCATCGTGGCGATGGAGCGCAGCGGCGAGACCCTGAACCGCGTGTCGCGCATCTTCTTCGGCCTGGTCCAGGCCGATACCAACGATGCACGTCAGAAGATCCAGGAAGAAGTGGCACCGAAGCTGGCCGCGCACCAGGACGAGATCAATCTCGATCCGAAGCTGTTCGCGCGCGTGAAGTCGCTGTACGACCAGCGTGACACCCTGGAACTGGACCCGGTGCAGAAGCGCCTGGTCGAGCATTACTACGACGGCCTGGTGCGCGCCGGCGCGCAGCTGTCCGACGCTGACAAGGCGAGCCTGCGCAAGCTCAACGTGGAAGAGACCACCCTTTCCACCCAGTTCCACACCCGCCTGGTGGCCGCCACCGCCGCTGCGGCCGTCGTTGTCGACGACAAGGCCAAGCTGGCCGGCCTGGACGAGAATGCGATCAACAACGCTGCCAACGCCGCCAAGGATCGCAAGCTGGATGGCAAGTTCCTGCTGCCGCTGCAGAACACCACCCAGCAGCCGGTGCTCGGCGCGCTGAGCGACCGCGACCAGCGCGCCGCCGTGCTGAAGGCCTCGGAAACCCGCGCCGAGCGCGGCGATGCCAACGATACCCGGCAGACCGTGCAGCGCCTGGCCCAGCTTCGCGCGCAGAAGGCCAAGCTGCTCGGCTTCGATACCTTCGCCGACTACCAGCTGGGCGACCAGATGGCCAAGACCCCGGCTGCCGCGCTCAAGCTGCTGACCGACACCGTGCCGGCCGCCACCGCCAAGGCGCGCGCCGAGGCCGGCGAGATCCAGAAGGTGATCGACGCGCAGAAGGGTGGTTTCCAGGTCGCCGCTTCGGACTGGGACTTCTACGCCGAGCAGGTACGCAAGGCCAAGTACGATCTGGACGAGTCGCAGATCAAGCCGTACTTCGAACTGGACAACGTGCTGCAGAACGGCGTCTTCTACGCCGCCACCCAGCTGTACGGCATCACCTTCAAGCCGCGCACCGACATTCCGACCTACAACCCGGACATGAAGGTGTACGAAGTGTTCGACAAGGACGGCACCTCGCTGGCCCTGTTCTACACCGACTACTTCAAGCGTGACAGCAAGTCCGGCGGCGCCTGGATGGACGTGTTCGTCGAGCAGGACGGCCTGACCGGTGCCAAGCCGGTGGTCTACAACGTCTGCAACTTCACCAAGCCGGCCGCTGGCCAGCCTGCGCTGATCAGCTTCGACGACGTCACCACCATGTTCCATGAGTTCGGCCATGCGCTGCACGGCATGTTCTCGAACGTGAAGTACCCGTCGATTGCCGGCACCGCCACCTCGCGCGACTTCGTCGAGTTCCCCTCGCAGTTCAACGAGCACTGGGCGCTGGATCCGAAGGTGTTCGCCAACTACGCCAAGCACTACAAGACCGGCGAGGCGATGCCTCAGGAGCTGGTCGACAAGATCCTGAAGGCACGCAGCTTCAACCAGGGTTATGCGACCACCGAGTACCTGTCGGCCGCACTGCTGGACCTGGCCTGGCACACGCAGAAGGCCGATGCACCGCTGCAGGATGTCGGCGCCTTTGAAGCGAGCGCGCTGAAGAAGTTCAAGGTCGACCTGCCGCAGGTGCCGCCGCGTTACCGCACCACCTACTTCGACCACATCTGGGGTGGTGGTTACTCGGCCGGTTACTACGCTTACTTCTGGGCCGAAGTGCTGGACCATGACGCCTACCAGTGGTTCACCGAACACGGTGGCCTGACCGCGGCCAACGGCCAGGAATTCCGCGACAAGATCCTCTCGCGCGGCAACAGCGTGGAGCTGTCGACCCTGTACCGCGATTTCCGCGGCAAGGATCCGTCGGTGGAACCGCTGCTGAAGTTCCGCGGGCTGAAATAA
- a CDS encoding lysophospholipid acyltransferase family protein: MPQVKPNAFLRWLARCTLRMGGWKVTGTLPDIPRLVFIIAPHSSNWDGLWGMAAKIALGMKVKVLGKASLFWWPLGPLLHKLGVIPLDRSSPQGTVGQAVDLLRNNEKMWFAITPEGTRKAVKDWKAGFLKIARMADVPILAAYFHYPEKTIGIGPLFTPTGDDAADMAAIREFYRPWIGKTRGTV, from the coding sequence ATGCCGCAGGTCAAACCCAACGCCTTCCTGCGCTGGCTGGCGCGCTGCACCCTGCGCATGGGCGGCTGGAAGGTGACCGGTACCCTGCCTGACATCCCCCGGCTGGTCTTCATCATCGCCCCGCATTCGTCCAACTGGGATGGCCTCTGGGGCATGGCGGCCAAGATCGCACTGGGCATGAAGGTCAAGGTGCTGGGCAAGGCATCGCTGTTCTGGTGGCCGCTGGGCCCGCTGCTGCACAAGCTGGGCGTGATCCCGCTCGATCGCAGCTCGCCGCAGGGCACGGTGGGGCAGGCCGTGGACCTGCTGCGCAACAACGAGAAGATGTGGTTCGCCATCACCCCCGAGGGCACCCGCAAGGCGGTGAAGGACTGGAAGGCCGGCTTCCTGAAGATCGCGCGGATGGCCGACGTGCCGATCCTGGCCGCGTATTTCCACTACCCGGAAAAGACCATCGGCATCGGTCCGCTGTTCACGCCGACCGGCGATGATGCCGCCGACATGGCCGCCATCCGCGAGTTCTACCGGCCCTGGATCGGCAAGACCCGCGGTACGGTCTGA
- a CDS encoding 3-dehydroquinate dehydratase, with translation MSIFIIRGPEAAGALIRTAMPLPAPVLKSLVHRAIDAGTSVAIRACGSEQELLDALRVADHSRGEVTLLDPGACANSLRLQRLLPYLHNAYVEVHDDGAVAEPCLPAGVGQRLGIAAGYGAQSYVLALDIALDHLGLAEQANRVHVGT, from the coding sequence ATGTCGATCTTCATCATCCGTGGCCCGGAAGCGGCCGGTGCGCTGATCCGCACGGCAATGCCGTTGCCGGCACCGGTCCTGAAGTCGCTGGTGCATCGTGCGATCGACGCCGGCACCAGTGTGGCGATCCGTGCCTGTGGCTCGGAACAGGAACTGCTGGACGCCCTGCGCGTGGCCGACCACAGCCGTGGCGAGGTGACGCTGCTTGACCCGGGTGCATGTGCCAACAGCCTGCGCCTGCAGCGGCTGCTGCCGTACCTGCACAACGCCTACGTGGAAGTGCATGACGACGGCGCGGTGGCCGAGCCGTGCCTGCCGGCGGGTGTCGGCCAGCGCCTGGGCATCGCCGCTGGTTACGGTGCGCAGAGCTATGTGCTGGCGCTGGATATCGCGCTGGACCACCTGGGGCTGGCCGAGCAGGCGAACCGGGTGCATGTGGGCACGTGA
- a CDS encoding DUF2059 domain-containing protein, which yields MTRTAPALPSLLRRAALLLALAVASVPALAAPPTDGDINRLLSASRAQSMIDTMLPQIEAMQQQQFQQVAAQRQLNAQQQEQLKRIQARTSQTLRQALSWQQLRPMYVDLYKKTFSKEDVLAMAEFYESAAGQSLLDKTPALMQNVMVAIQARMQPLFADLQKDLEAIVNEPEKK from the coding sequence ATGACCCGCACCGCACCCGCCCTGCCGTCCCTGCTGCGCCGCGCCGCCCTGCTGCTGGCGCTGGCCGTGGCGAGCGTTCCGGCCCTGGCCGCGCCGCCGACCGATGGCGACATCAACCGCCTGCTGTCCGCGTCACGTGCGCAGAGCATGATCGACACCATGCTGCCGCAGATCGAGGCGATGCAGCAGCAGCAGTTCCAGCAGGTGGCCGCACAGCGCCAGCTCAATGCCCAGCAGCAGGAACAGCTGAAGCGGATCCAGGCGCGGACCAGCCAGACCCTGCGCCAGGCCCTGTCATGGCAGCAGCTGCGGCCGATGTACGTGGACCTGTACAAGAAGACCTTCAGCAAGGAAGACGTGCTGGCGATGGCCGAGTTCTACGAGAGCGCGGCCGGCCAGAGCCTGCTGGACAAGACTCCGGCGCTGATGCAGAACGTGATGGTGGCGATCCAGGCCCGCATGCAGCCGCTGTTCGCGGACCTGCAGAAGGACCTGGAAGCGATCGTCAACGAGCCGGAAAAGAAGTGA
- the arfB gene encoding alternative ribosome rescue aminoacyl-tRNA hydrolase ArfB: MGSGPVTISAQLEIPDGEIVERFVRASGAGGQNVNKVSTAVELRFDVANSPSLPEPLRTRLLARRDRRMTGEGVLVIDAQRFRTQDRNREDARDRLAAFIQAGLSVPKPRKATKPTLGSKLRRLDAKRGRAQIKRGRSSRDWE; the protein is encoded by the coding sequence ATGGGCAGTGGACCGGTCACCATCAGCGCGCAGCTTGAAATCCCCGACGGCGAGATCGTCGAGCGGTTCGTGCGTGCCAGTGGCGCCGGTGGCCAGAACGTCAACAAGGTCTCCACCGCGGTGGAACTGCGTTTCGACGTGGCCAACTCGCCCTCGTTGCCCGAACCGTTGCGCACGCGCCTGCTGGCGCGGCGTGACCGGCGCATGACCGGCGAAGGCGTGCTGGTCATCGACGCGCAACGTTTCCGGACCCAGGATCGCAATCGCGAGGATGCGCGCGATCGGCTGGCGGCCTTCATCCAGGCCGGGCTGAGCGTGCCCAAACCGCGCAAGGCCACCAAGCCGACCCTCGGGTCGAAACTGCGTCGTCTGGACGCCAAACGCGGGCGCGCGCAGATCAAGCGCGGGCGCTCATCACGTGACTGGGAGTGA
- the lepB gene encoding signal peptidase I, translating to MDAVARPPFSERALAWLKKEALPLLVMLGLLAAARDTLANHYVVPSGSMQPTLQPGDRVVVDMRAYGLRLPFTSKELVSTGTPQRGEVAVFDSPADGTRLIKRVAAVAGDHVQLHEGHLSINGQPLQTADLQDVEAFGERRASLDLDMGGGPDIADLVVPDGKVLVLGDHRGNSFDGRFFGFVDADKVYGRAVAVYYRRGAGFEWQRL from the coding sequence ATGGACGCTGTTGCCCGCCCTCCCTTTTCCGAACGCGCGCTGGCCTGGCTGAAGAAGGAGGCGCTGCCGTTGTTGGTGATGCTTGGCCTGCTCGCCGCCGCCCGCGACACCCTGGCCAACCACTACGTGGTGCCCAGCGGCTCGATGCAGCCGACCCTGCAGCCCGGCGACCGGGTGGTGGTGGACATGCGTGCCTATGGCCTGCGCCTGCCGTTCACCAGCAAGGAACTGGTGTCCACCGGCACACCGCAGCGCGGCGAAGTGGCGGTGTTCGATTCGCCCGCCGACGGCACCCGGCTGATCAAGCGCGTGGCCGCGGTGGCCGGTGACCATGTGCAGCTGCACGAAGGGCACCTGAGCATCAACGGCCAGCCGCTGCAGACCGCCGACCTGCAGGATGTGGAAGCCTTCGGTGAACGCCGTGCCAGCCTCGATCTGGACATGGGTGGCGGCCCGGACATCGCCGACCTGGTGGTGCCGGACGGCAAGGTACTGGTGCTGGGTGACCACCGTGGCAACAGCTTCGATGGCCGCTTCTTCGGCTTTGTCGACGCCGACAAGGTCTACGGCCGCGCCGTGGCGGTGTATTACCGCCGGGGCGCCGGCTTTGAGTGGCAGCGCCTGTAA
- a CDS encoding pseudouridine synthase, with product MSTEPDTLDAVETDTAPLQLLHLDERLAVVNKPAGLMVHDSKLARGEDDFLADRLREQLGRPIFLVHRLDRATSGCLLLAFDRDTASALGKALMGGEVLKDYLTVCRGWPAELAWRVDHDLDGGPGKPVKKPAVTDFQRLATGELSVPVGEFTSSRYALLRCQPQTGRFRQIRRHLKHLSHHMIGDTSHGDGRHNRIFRMQGVHRMLLHAERLRFPHPDGGTVDVRAPLDGGFQKALDLFGWQVDL from the coding sequence GTGAGCACCGAACCCGATACCCTCGACGCGGTCGAGACCGACACCGCACCCCTGCAGCTGCTGCACCTGGATGAGCGCCTGGCCGTGGTCAACAAGCCTGCCGGGCTGATGGTCCACGACAGCAAGCTGGCCCGTGGCGAAGACGACTTCCTGGCCGACCGCCTGCGCGAGCAGCTGGGCCGCCCGATCTTCCTCGTGCATCGCCTGGACCGGGCAACCAGTGGCTGCCTGCTGCTGGCCTTTGACCGCGATACCGCCAGCGCGCTGGGCAAGGCGCTGATGGGCGGCGAAGTGCTGAAGGACTACCTGACCGTCTGTCGGGGCTGGCCGGCCGAACTCGCCTGGCGGGTCGACCACGATTTGGACGGTGGCCCGGGCAAGCCGGTGAAGAAACCGGCGGTCACCGACTTCCAGCGCCTGGCCACCGGCGAGCTGTCGGTGCCGGTCGGTGAGTTCACCAGCTCGCGCTACGCACTGCTGCGCTGCCAGCCGCAGACCGGGCGCTTCCGGCAGATCCGCCGGCACCTGAAGCATCTCTCGCATCACATGATCGGCGACACCAGCCACGGCGATGGCCGCCACAACCGCATCTTCCGCATGCAGGGCGTGCACCGCATGCTGCTGCACGCCGAGCGCCTGCGCTTCCCGCATCCGGACGGTGGCACGGTGGACGTGCGTGCCCCGTTGGACGGCGGGTTCCAGAAGGCGCTGGACCTGTTTGGCTGGCAGGTGGACCTATAG
- a CDS encoding LysR family transcriptional regulator translates to MSIELRHLRYFLAVADTLHFGQAAERLGMSQPPLSQQIRQLEDLIGARLFVRSHRRVQLTPAGELLQERARAIVQQVETAVDEVQRAQRGEQGELRIGLTRATPLSPQIPRSILQYRRRYPQVRLQLSEMNTLQQIDALLDGNLDVGIIRKRALPPELVAHSLFVDPLALIVHADHPALRRLSKQGTLSLRDFAQGPFVAFRRSAGAGIHDHMIALCAAAGFTPRIVQEAGEASTLISLAAAGLGAAILPSSCDHIRVEGARFVALADAGAHSEVQLAWHREGVTPLIRNFAGLLRGAFAEG, encoded by the coding sequence ATGTCCATCGAACTCCGCCATCTGCGTTACTTCCTTGCCGTTGCCGATACGCTGCACTTCGGACAGGCGGCGGAGCGGTTGGGCATGTCGCAGCCGCCGCTCAGCCAGCAGATCCGCCAGCTGGAGGATCTGATCGGTGCGCGCTTGTTCGTGCGCAGCCATCGTCGTGTGCAGCTGACGCCTGCCGGTGAGCTGCTGCAGGAACGTGCACGGGCCATCGTGCAGCAGGTGGAAACGGCGGTGGACGAGGTGCAGCGCGCGCAGCGCGGCGAACAGGGTGAGCTGCGCATCGGGCTGACCCGCGCGACGCCACTGTCGCCGCAGATTCCGCGCTCGATCCTGCAGTACCGCCGACGCTATCCGCAGGTGCGGCTGCAGCTGAGCGAGATGAACACCCTGCAGCAGATCGATGCGCTGCTCGATGGCAACCTGGACGTGGGCATCATCCGCAAGCGCGCGTTGCCGCCGGAACTGGTTGCGCACAGCCTGTTCGTCGATCCGCTGGCGTTGATCGTGCATGCCGATCACCCTGCCCTGCGCAGACTGTCGAAACAGGGCACGCTGTCGCTGCGCGACTTCGCGCAGGGGCCGTTCGTAGCATTCCGGCGCAGTGCCGGTGCGGGTATCCATGACCACATGATCGCGTTGTGTGCGGCTGCCGGGTTCACTCCGCGCATCGTGCAGGAAGCCGGTGAGGCATCGACATTGATCAGTCTTGCGGCTGCGGGCCTGGGTGCGGCGATCCTGCCGTCGTCCTGTGATCACATCCGGGTGGAAGGTGCGCGCTTCGTCGCGCTGGCCGATGCCGGTGCGCATTCGGAAGTGCAGCTGGCGTGGCACCGCGAGGGGGTGACGCCGCTGATCCGCAACTTCGCCGGGCTGCTGCGCGGGGCGTTCGCCGAAGGGTGA